Proteins from a genomic interval of Trifolium pratense cultivar HEN17-A07 linkage group LG6, ARS_RC_1.1, whole genome shotgun sequence:
- the LOC123889253 gene encoding MDIS1-interacting receptor like kinase 2-like, with protein MANIQKSIASVFYILLLLISLLPLKITSSLKTEAEALVKWKNNLSPPLPFPSPLNSWSLTNHINLCNWDAVVCDNTNATVLEINLSNANLSGTLTGLDFASLPNLTLLNLNNNRFHGSITSTIGNLSTLTFLDLGNNLFEGTLPSDLAQLKELQHVSFYNNNFNGTIPYQLTNLPKVSYLELGANFFVSSLDWSQYSNMPSLNYLGLEVNKFTGDIPSFIVECKNLTYLDLSQNNWNSKIPESIYGNLKRLEYLNLTNCGLEGKLSSNLSMLSNLKDLRLGNNMFNGSIPTEIRLLSRLQFLELNNVSARGEIPSSIGQLKELVHLDLSANFFNFSVPYEIGLCTNLTFLSLAGNNLTGSLPLSLANLTKLSELGLSENSFSGQISASLISSWTELTSLQVQNNKLTGTVPPQIGLLKKMIRLFLYKNIFSGPIPREIGNLKAMTQLDLSANHFSGPIPTTIWNLTNITVINLFFNNLSGNIPADIGNLTLLQIFDIDNNNFDGELPHTISHLTSLIHFSVFTNNFSGSIPGDFGKNSPSLTNVYLSNNSFSGELPSDMCSGLNLVVLAVNNNSFSGPLPNSLRNCSSLTRVRLDDNQFSGNMTEAFGVHPNLNFISLSKNRLDGHLSSDWGKCINLTEMEMSGNKLSGKIPSELSKLSKLEFLSLHSNEFTGNIPPEIGNLSLLYKLNLSRNHFSGEIPKNIGRLSKLNFVDLSDNNFNGSIPKEIGNCDQLVSLNLSHNNLSGTVPYELGNLFYLQSMLDLSSNNLLGEIPQNLQKLASLEILNVSHNNLSGTIPQSFSSMGSLQSVDFSYNHLSGLIPTGGVFQKETAEAFAGNSGLCGEVKGLTCATTLSKENSGGTNKKVLIGVTTSVGGVLFIGMIGFGILLFQRKAKKLSEESKSNEDNDQSTSMVWGKDAKFTFSDLVKATNDFNEKYCIGKGGFGSVYKAELVTGQVVAVKRFNMSDSDDIPNVNHMSFMNEIRALTGVRHRNIIKLFGFCSTRRQMFLVYEHVERGSLGKLLYGGEGKLEINWGTRVEIVQGIAHAISHLHSDCSPPIVHRDITLNNILLDSNLVPHLADFGTAKLLSSNNSTWSSVAGSYGYMAPELAQTMRVTEKCDVYSFGVVVLEILMGKHPGEFLGTLYSNKSLTLMEVLVKDVVDQRLPPPTDKLGETIVFTMRVALACTRAAPESRPTMRSVAQELSAPTQDCLSLPFGMITVSKLTGFKK; from the exons ATGGCAAATATTCAAAAGTCTATTGCTTCTGTCTTTTATATACTCCTACTACTTATATCTTTGCTTCCATTGAAAATCACTTCATCACTAAAAACAGAAGCAGAAGCTCTTGTCAAATGGAAAAACAATCTATCCCCTCCTCTTCCTTTTCCTTCTCCTCTCAATTCATGGTCACTCACCAACCATATCAACCTTTGCAATTGGGATGCTGTTGTTTGTGACAACACTAATGCAACTGTCTTAGAGATAAACTTGTCTAATGCCAATCTCAGTGGAACACTCACTGGCTTAGATTTTGCTTCTCTCCCAAACCTCACTCTCCTCAACCTCAATAACAACAGGTTTCATGGATCAATAACATCAACAATTGGCAACCTCTCGACGCTCACTTTCTTGGACTTGGGAAACAACTTATTTGAAGGCACACTCCCTTCCGACCTAGCCCAACTTAAGGAACTTCAACATGTTAGTTTTTACAACAACAATTTCAATGGTACGATTCCTTATCAGCTCACTAATCTCCCCAAGGTAAGTTACCTTGAACTTGGAGCAAACTTTTTTGTATCTTCCCTTGACTGGTCCCAATATTCAAACATGCCTTCCTTAAATTACCTTGGTTTGGAAGTAAATAAATTCACTGGTGACATTCCGAGTTTCATAGTTGAGTGCAAGAACTTAACATACCTTGACCTCTCTCAGAACAACTGGAATAGTAAAATACCTGAATCCATTTATGGTAATTTGAAAAGGCTAGAATATCTTAACCTCACCAACTGTGGACTAGAAGGAAAACTATCTTCCAACTTGTCTATGCTCTCAAATCTTAAAGATCTTCGTCTCGGTAATAACATGTTTAATGGTTCTATTCCAACAGAGATAAGATTGCTATCTAGGCTTCAATTCCTTGAACTGAACAACGTTTCAGCCCGTGGGGAAATTCCTTCTTCCATAGGTCAACTAAAGGAGCTAGTGCATCTTGATCTAAGTGCTAACTTTTTTAACTTTAGTGTCCCTTATGAGATTGGCCTATGCACAAATCTAACTTTCCTGAGCTTAGCTGGAAATAATCTAACAGGTTCTTTGCCTTTGTCATTAGCTAATTTGACCAAACTTTCAGAACTAGGATTATCAGAAAATTCATTCTCTGGTCAAATTTCAGCTTCATTGATCTCTAGTTGGACTGAGTTAACTTCTTTGCAAGtccaaaacaataaattaacaGGAACTGTTCCTCCACAGATTGGCCTGTTGAAAAAAATGATACGCCTTTTTCTctacaaaaatattttctcagGTCCTATTCCTCGAGAGATTGGAAACTTAAAGGCAATGACACAGTTAGACCTTTCAGCAAACCATTTTTCTGGTCCAATTCCAACAACCATTTGGAACCTCACAAACATAACAGTCATAAATCTTTTCTTCAACAACCTCTCTGGAAACATTCCAGCGGATATTGGAAACTTAACCTTATTGCAAATCTTTGATATCGACAATAATAACTTTGATGGAGAATTGCCACATACAATTTCTCATCTAACTTCCTTAATTCATTTTTCTGTGTTCACCAATAATTTTTCGGGTAGCATTCCTGGAGACTTTGGAAAGAACAGTCCTTCTTTAACTAATGTCTACCTTTCAAACAATAGTTTCTCAGGAGAACTTCCTTCTGACATGTGCAGTGGCCTCAATCTAGTTGTTTTGGCAGTAAATAACAATAGCTTTTCAGGGCCATTGCCAAACTCCTTGAGAAATTGTTCATCCTTAACAAGAGTTAGGCTTGATGATAACCAGTTCAGTGGAAACATGACAGAAGCATTTGGAGTTCATCCAAATCTTAATTTCATCTCACTTAGCAAAAATCGTCTCGATGGCCATCTCTCTTCGGATTGGGGTAAATGTATAAACTTAACTGAGATGGAAATGAGTGGAAACAAACTTTCAGGGAAAATTCCATCAGAGCTGAGTAAGCTGAGCAAATTAGAATTTCTTAGCCTGCACTCCAACGAATTCACCGGAAATATCCCACCAGAAATTGGAAATCTAAGCCTCCTCTACAAGTTGAACTTGAGCAGGAACCATTTTTCAGGAGAGATCCCAAAGAATATTGGAAGATTATCTAAGCTTAACTTTGTTGATTTATCTGATAACAACTTCAATGGAAGCATTCCAAAAGAGATCGGTAATTGTGATCAGTTGGTAAGTCTTAACTTAAGCCATAACAATCTATCTGGCACGGTGCCTTATGAGCTAGGCAATCTGTTCTACCTCCAATCCATGTTAGATCTCAGCAGCAACAATCTTTTGGGAGAAATTCCTCAAAATCTTCAAAAGTTAGCATCATTGGAGATCCTCAATGTCTCACACAACAATCTATCTGGAACAATCCCACAATCCTTTTCAAGTATGGGCAGCCTTCAATCTGTGGATTTTTCTTACAACCACTTATCAGGTTTGATCCCAACAGGCGgtgtttttcaaaaagaaaCTGCTGAAGCTTTTGCTGGGAATTCAGGTTTGTGTGGTGAGGTAAAAGGATTAACATGTGCCACAACATTGTCTAAAGAAAATTCTGGAGGGACCAACAAAAAGGTACTTATTGGTGTTACTACATCAGTTGGTGGAGTACTATTTATAGGGATGATTGGTTTTGGAATCCTACTATTTCAAAGAAAAGCCAAAAAACTTAGTGAAGAGTCCAAAAGCAATGAAGATAATGATCAATCTACTAGCATGGTATGGGGAAAAGATGCAAAATTCACATTTTCTGATCTGGTGAAAGCAACCAACGACTTCAATGAAAAGTACTGTATTGGAAAAGGAGGATTTGGAAGTGTTTATAAGGCAGAACTAGTTACAGGTCAAGTTGTTGCTGTGAAAAGATTCAATATGTCTGACTCTGATGACATTCCAAATGTGAATCATATGAGCTTCATGAATGAGATAAGAGCACTAACAGGAGTAAGACACCGGAATATAATAAAGCTCTTTGGTTTCTGTTCTACGAGGAGACAAATGTTCCTGGTTTATGAACATGTAGAAAGAGGAAGTTTGGGAAAATTGTTGTATGGAGGAGAAGGAAAATTGGAGATAAATTGGGGTACAAGGGTAGAAATTGTGCAAGGAATAGCACATGCAATTTCTCACCTTCATAGTGATTGCTCTCCACCAATTGTGCACAGAGATATAACATTGAATAATATACTACTGGATTCAAATTTAGTACCTCATCTTGCAGATTTCGGCACAGCAAAGCTTCTAAGCTCAAACAATTCAACCTGGTCCTCCGTTGCTGGATCTTACGGCTACATGGCTCCAG AACTAGCACAAACTATGAGGGTGACTGAAAAGTGTGATGTGTATAGTTTTGGTGTGGTAGTGTTAGAGATATTGATGGGAAAACACCCTGGAGAATTCTTAGGTACCTTGTATTCAAACAAGTCTTTGACATTAATGGAAGTGCTTGTGAAGGATGTTGTAGACCAAAGGCTTCCACCTCCAACAGACAAATTAGGTGAAACAATAGTGTTCACAATGAGAGTAGCTTTGGCTTGTACGCGAGCTGCTCCTGAGTCTAGACCCACGATGCGATCTGTTGCACAAGAATTGTCAGCACCTACACAGGATTGTCTTTCTCTTCCATTTGGTATGATAACTGTAAGCAAGCTTACAGGATTCAAGAAATAG
- the LOC123889254 gene encoding uncharacterized protein LOC123889254 gives MSVLFNMIPCSYKRFNVSTCETLLQKIPVDAQSLIQRKEIHVKEIEEDISKTLQNPEKSQMRIAHTVEVLNLIDENNMINLLKYIIYFCEVVDRHLPFLESQSDVPPDMKEIIASLCYIASRYGELPDLGKLLSQFSRKYGTEFITNAAKLKPDCGVKEQIIEWLSVPKPPAQERNRLLKEIADQFNIVWHEDMVASDVEEQNKLPEKIAHNQFSTVGMKDSMSHDNMQDRNYHMMSVLYNMIPCSYKRFNVSTCETLLKKIAVDAQSLIERKEIHVKEIEEDISKTLQNPEKSEMRIAHTVEVLNLIDENNMINLLKYIIYFCEVVDRHLPFLESKSEVPPDMKEIIASLCYIGSRYGELPDFNKLLSQFSRKYGSEFITNAAKLKPDCGVKEQIIEWLAVPKPPAQERNRLLKEIADQFNIDWHEDMAASDVEDRNKVPETIADNQFSIVGMQESLSHDNIKTVKT, from the exons ATGTCTGTGCTTTTTAACATGATCCCCTGTTCTTACAAGCGATTCAACGTTTCCACTTG CGAGACTTTGCTGCAAAAGATACCTGTAGATGCCCAGTCACTCATTCAAAGAAAGGAAATTCATGTAAAAGAAATTGAAGAGGACATCTCTAAAACACTCCAAAATCCCGAAAAGTCGCAAATGCGTATTGCTCACACTGTG GAGGTATTGAATCTTATCGACGAGAATAACATGATTAATCTTCTAAAGTATATTATATACTTTTGTGAAGTAGTTGATCGTCATCTTCCTTTCCTTGAATCCCAAAG TGATGTTCCCCCTGACATGAAGGAAATCATAGCTAGTTTATGCTATATTGCATCAAGGTACGGTGAACTTCCAGATTTGGGTAAGCTTCTCTCacaattttcaagaaaatacggGACAGAATTCATAACTAATGCTGCCAAGCTCAAGCCAGACTGCGGCGTTAAGGAGCAG ATAATAGAGTGGTTGTCAGTTCCCAAACCACCTGCCCAGGAACGAAACAGACTACTAAAAGAAATTGCTGACCAGTTCAATATAGTTTGGCATGAAGACATGGTGGCTTCTGATGTTGAGGAACAAAACAAACTTCCAGAAAAAATTGCTCATAATCAGTTCAGTACAGTTGGGATGAAAGACTCAATGTCACAT GACAACATGCAAG ATAGAAACTACCACATGATGTCGGTGCTTTATAACATGATCCCCTGTTCTTACAAGCGATTCAATGTTTCCACGTG CGAGACTTTGCTGAAAAAGATAGCTGTAGATGCCCAGTCACTCATTGAAAGAAAGGAAATTCATGTAAAAGAAATTGAAGAGGACATCTCTAAAACACTCCAAAATCCGGAAAAGTCGGAAATGCGTATTGCTCACACTGTG GAGGTATTGAATCTTATCGACGAGAATAACATGATTAATCTTCTAAAGTATATTATATACTTTTGTGAAGTAGTTGATCGTCATCTTCCTTTCCTTGAATCCAAAAG TGAAGTTCCCCCCGACATGAAGGAAATCATAGCTAGTTTATGCTATATTGGATCAAGGTACGGTGAACTTCCAGATTTCAATAAGCTTCTGTCacaattttcaagaaaatacggGTCAGAATTCATAACTAATGCTGCCAAGCTCAAGCCAGACTGTGGCGTTAAGGAGCAG ATAATAGAGTGGTTGGCAGTTCCCAAACCACCTGCCCAGGAACGAAACAGACTACTAAAAGAAATTGCTGATCAGTTCAATATAGATTGGCATGAAGACATGGCGGCTTCTGATGTTGAGGACCGAAACAAAGTTCCAGAAACAATTGCTGATAATCAGTTCAGTATAGTTGGGATGCAAGAATCATTGTCACAT GACAACATTAAAACTGTGAAAACATGA